The genomic window ATGAAAACAGTCTACAAAGAGAGAGCTACTCAGATGTTTCTGGGGCCCTGCTCCTCCAGCCAAACCATCTGCCAGCCTCTGACAGGCCACTTTTTCTCTCTTGTCTAAGTTACTCTTTTCTCTGTATCATAAATCTGTGTTTGAGTTCaaccaatcagtcaataagcatttattctttTCCTATGTTGGTGGAGCATTGTGGTGGGTTTCAAAATAGGTATAAAATAGGAAGGAATAGAAGAGAAACCATTGTGACAAAATATAGAATATGATGCTACTGTGattctatttgactttttttgatattttataactttatttaaatgaaattaatatagTTTTCATCCACATTGACTGTAAGTGGTAAAGGCACATAAATAACCAATGCAAACAGCTTGTTTGGTGAATCTTCATCCTCATTTTGTATCCTGGATAATTGTACTCGAATACAGTACAGAATGTTCCTTATTCCTTTGGTCCAAACAGCTTTGTGGAGTCTGGTGTCGATGCATACATCTGGTGTTCCCATTTCTTTCAAGGTAAATTTGCGAATTTCCTTTAGAGCCCAGGGAGCTCGCTTTTTGAAGCCTACTCCATGAATCATCTTGTGAATGTTGATGGTATACTCTCTGGTCACCACCTCATTGATGGCAGAAcgtcccttctctttctctccactttTCTTTGTGGAAGCCATCCTACAAGGGACCAGGTCGGAAAGCTCTATTTGACTTTCGAATACATTTTAGGATGCTCTGAAAATATTTATGATTATTGGTTGGGGTTCGTGAAAGGGAGGCTTCCTGCAATGGTAGCTGTTTGGACTAGACACCCTCAACCCCCAACCCTAGAATTAGTTCTGTGGAGTTCACTTCCCTTTATcccaatttcctcctttgtaaaaaggACATGTTAATAATGATGCAATCCTCAAGGCTGTAAAGagaataaagcattttttaaaaattacaaacatAAAATAATGTATTCTCTTAAGGTagtgagaaggaaatgaaatgagaaattagGTCAGAAATGAAGGAGAATCAAACATTTCAGAATAAAATTTATGGGAAAACTACAGAGAACTGAAACATTAATCACATTAAAATCAAAGAATGGCAGTAAGATAGCGGAGTGGATagtgtcaggcctggagtcaggaagataaatcttcccaatttcaactgtgtgaccctaggcaagtcactttactctgtctcaatttcctaatcaataaaatgagctggaaaagaaaacagcgagcctctctagtatctttgtcaagaaaatcctaaatgaggtcacaaagaaagaGTGTTACCCAACAGTTACTACTCTATCTTAACTGGCATATAGAAAGATTGCTGGATTCAGGTCTGCTAGAGCAGCATGTGATTTCAGACCGACCAGCAGAGCTCTGCATCTTAGAGCATCCAGCTCCTAAGTCTCAGACTCCAGGGTCTGCCCACACCAAGTCTGGTTCCCTGATTGAGCTCCACGTCAATTCATGTCCTTCCTGCCTCCACAAAGTTTAACACGACTCAGTTAATCTCCAAACATTGAGCCTCAATGGTTAAAAAAACAGGAGGGTTGTACTGGGAATAGCTGAATGTGGACCCATGGTCTGACACTAAGGGGAACACCATTTCAGGGAGGAGGCAGAGactacaaataaaataattccaatttTTCAGCCACAATGAGGCTGatgagaaataaaagggaaaaatattggtAAAAATGGATATAACCATATAGGAAGTTCTCCACTTATCTCAGATTTTAAAGGGTCATGATCATAGAATAACAAAtgacaattacaaaaaaaaaattggcacaAAGTTGAAAGGCAGTCAGGAAGTCTGAGGCCTAGCACAAAGCCAGGCTAGTGAAAAACACTGATAACAGCCAAGAGGGAAAAAGAACGACACAAAGATGACAGAGACAAAGTAAAACTTTGAGGATGATCCTCAAAACAGggagagacggagacagagagaaaaagggagggaagtagagtcaaagcaagagagaaaatggagataaagccagagagggagagagaggaacctgaggcagaaaTTCCAGATCTTTTTAAATGAGAAGGATTCTGTCATATACAACTCGAGTCCACAAGGTCACTCACAAAAACCGGCACCTGATGGATTCCAACACCTTTTAGTAATCTCCCTGAAGTTTGACCCAGACGCTCTTCCAGTGGCAAACACCTAGGAAGCCTACCAGACCAAAGGGAAACTTCAGGAGTCTTGACCAGCTTAATCTAGGATGGAGGGGTTTGTGTATCACAGCAAGGCAGGCATTTGATGTAATGGTTCTGTTCCAGTGGCCAATGGCCCAGAGGTGATGGGTGGAAGCAGCCAGATGGCCCCAGAGCTGCTCTCAGCCCTACTATTGAAAGCGCAGGACAGGCATCCCAGAAGAATGGCCTGCACAGGAGTCCAGACCACAAAAGGGGTTGCTTTGCAACTCTTCAGAGAGctctcttatctccttttccatctggccaattctgctttttaaagcattcttctcttcaataactttttgaattgttttaccatttgacctaagctggtttttaacatttattttttttggcatttttttggatctccttaactaagctgctgatatcattttcagatttttccttcatctcatttcttttccctcacatgattttcaaaatcttttttgagctctgtcatagcctaagtcCAACTCCTAtatttcctggagtctttagatgcagaagcttggactttctcatcttcagattgagtattttgatcctccaaagtaattgtctatggttaggttcttttttttgtttgtttacttatttccccagcctgtgcctggttttggggtgcttcctgagcttttgagtgtcaTTAGGACACcaccacaaggacctcagtgtgggaggatctgactgctctcctggtctgcgAATGACCCCCAAGTGCACCTCTCTGCCCATAGAtggggggggtccctgctctagGGGGGGGGCAAAGACCGCAAACAGGGTCTGAATGttgtcaaagccccagagtcctgtcccagggacagaggacagacttcagcagtctccctccactcctttaccttctgtgggctgagtgctcaggGAGCAATTTCCTGGCAGCTGCTGCTGGGTGgttccacaggcctgcttccatttcctgggatctaggCTGCCACACTAAGgagggccacactggcctgggcttcatgctcactctggcagaggtctatCTGCTGATCTTCCGAGTCATGCTTGATGCTCCCTGGAgtgcaagtcaggaaactgctcctgctgcTAGGAGCTGGAGCTctcaggtgccctggggctgtttctgGGAGGCTAAACTTTGCTCAGGTGTGCTACTTgaccctccaaccccatggaacagagccttcccattattttccaggttattttgggatggagaattgcctcactggatctttctgtgggttgtcTCTCgagaatttagttagaatcataattttaaggtttttgaaatattttggagagagcacctaggagagaaTATACTcctgccgccatcttggctctgccccctgctTTGCATCTCTTATCTAGACATCCCATTTTCCTTTGAGAAGACATGGTTtggggaaggctaggtggcatagtggatagaacactgaccttgagtcaagaggacctgaattcaaatccgggactccctagctgtgtgaccttgggcaagttacttaaccccactgccttgcaatgCCCCCCCACCccgaaaaaaaagaaagatatggcttctccctctctcctccagtcACAGAGTCACAGAATTAGAGTTGGATGCAACTCAGAAGCCCCTTGATACTGATACCCACCAGAACAAAAGGAATCTTTTCCTTCCAGTCTAGATATGGATTCCAAATATGGTATAACCAGGGAAGAGTCCAAGAAAACCATCCCAAACTTCTCCATGGACCTTATACTTCTGGAAATTGGTTTGCCCCTCTCTCCAAATCATCCCTGCCCCCTTTAAAGCACTGAGAAGATGAAGATTGATCTTGTATCACATTCTCATTGACCTGATttacaactgattttttttcctgtaattatTAGAAGTCATAGTTCTTTGTCTCTGAACTTAGTTCAGAATTCAGCTGACCTGTAatgagttaatttttaaaattctattcttgCCTCAATGAATTTTGCCGACCTTGGGAAATATGTATGAATAGAAAGGGAGCTGGGCCAGACATCTTGACTCCACCAACCTATCCTTCTGGTGGGCTGTCCAAAAGTCTGAGCCAGTATCTCACACCTGGGATCAGACAATGAACACTtcttatgagaaaaaaaacagatgggGGGAGTCATGGTTAGCCCCCTTTACCAAATTTCCAACAAATCATATAGCCCTTGGCTCCATGATATCCCCTCCCCAGTTCTGTATGCCCCCAAACCTAGATAAGGGGAGTTGTCCTCTTGCTCAGGGTCTTTGGCATTAATGGAGGCAATGACAGACCCAGAGGGTGACAGGCAGCCCCTTCTAATAACtgtcatcttttgttttttttgcaaggcaatggggttcaatgacttgcccaaggtcacacagctaggtaattattagaagctggatttgaacttaggtcttcctacctccaggcccagtgctctacccactgagccacctagttccCCAGTAACTTATGTTGTGGGGAAATCTACCTCACTTTACCCTTTTATTAAAATGGTAGCTCATAGTCCCTAAACTGACCCCAAAACTCCAGATGAAGGCTGATGAAAGTAGAGGGCAGGAGAACTGCTTCTAGTAGACCAAGGCTACCCCCCCTTTTATCTAGTCTGGCTTTTTGGCCATTTACCAGCAATCATATTGATACAGCACTTGAAGGCTGTATGACAGCCCTGGGAGGAAGGTGCCTCTATTTCTATGCTCTAGATGACCTCCACTGAGCTCATCCCATGGACACTCCCCAATCTCTTGGAGAACAACTTTCCCATCAGTCTGCGCCTCCACCATCTTAGCTTTATGAGAGGCACCTGTGGATCCAGGGCCAgtccttttctttatcttcacCACATCTCATCTCTACAGACAGAGGCCAATCCTGTTCTCCTCCAAAGCtatccctctctctttctgtggAGGACAACATCCAGTTGCTCACGTTCACCACTTTGACATCATCCCTCAGGCACATATGGAACCTTCCTTGGTAGCACACCTTGCATCAGATCCCTCCTCTCTACTCCTGGGCCAACCACCTGGCTCAGACATGGACACAGCGAGGGTCTCCTTATAAACATCCCTGAAGGGGTGActcggtggcgcagtggatagagcactggccttggagtcaggaaggtgggagttcaaatccacctcagacactttattactagctgtgtgaccttggccaagtcacttaaccccattgccttacaaaaaacaaaaatcatcctTGATTAAAATCCTTTCCCTCTCCAGGGCATCACAGAGCTGTCAGAAGCAGGATCTGAATACAGATCCCTTGACTTCAAATACAACATTCTTTCCTTTCCACTATATCACATGAGGCTAGAAAGGATAATTAATATGTAGATGAGAAAGTCAAGATTGAAACCAGATCTTGAAAGTTGGAAAAATGGGCGGATTctaacaagagaaaaataaaaaaaaatcctttcgcTAGAAGAAGTAATGTGGTATAGAAGAAGTACAACTCTAGAGAAATTAATGTGAAAAAGGCAACAGGAAATACACTGTTCTATGTTAGGAATATCAGCAAAGCTAATATGTTCATAGATGACAAGAACAGAAGTATAAGGTCCGTGGAGAAGGTTGGGATGGTTTTCTTGGACTCTTCCCTGGTTATACCATATTTGGAATCCATATCTGGACTAGAAGAAACTTGATACTAGGAAGCCAAGGTTGGCATAGGATGTGAAGTTATGCTACATTATGACCTCAAAGACCTGGAGAGAGTTAGCCTAGAgatttgtcttcaaatatttaaagagatcaaataaaaaagtagaCTTCTTGCTTGActccagagagagaattatgAACAATGGTTGAGTTCATCTAGATACTTCTAGCAATTAAGATCTATAAAAAAACAAAGTAGGTTGTCTTGCCATGTAGTGACACTGGAGATCATAATCACTTTCCATGAAAGCTGTATAGGAAACCCATACTTGAAGAAATCCCAACCTGAGATGCTATGATTATATGACTTACATTTACTTTAAAGTATATtcca from Macrotis lagotis isolate mMagLag1 chromosome 2, bilby.v1.9.chrom.fasta, whole genome shotgun sequence includes these protein-coding regions:
- the LOC141512378 gene encoding large ribosomal subunit protein eL31-like, with the translated sequence MASTKKSGEKEKGRSAINEVVTREYTINIHKMIHGVGFKKRAPWALKEIRKFTLKEMGTPDVCIDTRLHKAVWTKGIRNILYCIRVQLSRIQNEDEDSPNKLFALVIYVPLPLTVNVDENYINFI